A section of the Clostridium sp. TW13 genome encodes:
- a CDS encoding YicC/YloC family endoribonuclease, with the protein MVKSMTGFGRATSEEGAKRNFSIEVKSVNNRYLDINIRMPRTLISLEEKVRKVVTEKLNRGKVDIFINYKNYGESENSIKLDLNLADNYVETLKQLEDRYHLNNDLSLSLVAKFPDVIKLEEKEENLDDIWSEIEPIINKAIEKNIEMRIAEGEKLEADITVKCANMEEAIKVIEERSESIVEVYKNKLQTRIKDLLGNIEVDEGRIATEVAIFADKAAVDEEITRFYSHLSQMLNTLKLDEPVGRKMDFIVQEMNREANTIASKSTDIDITNIVINIKNTIEKIREQIQNIE; encoded by the coding sequence ATGGTTAAAAGCATGACTGGTTTTGGTAGAGCCACAAGTGAAGAAGGAGCTAAACGTAACTTTTCTATTGAGGTAAAAAGTGTTAATAATAGATATCTTGATATTAATATTAGAATGCCAAGAACGTTAATATCGTTAGAAGAAAAGGTAAGAAAAGTTGTTACTGAGAAGTTAAACAGAGGAAAGGTAGATATTTTTATAAATTATAAAAATTATGGAGAAAGTGAAAATTCTATCAAATTAGATTTGAATTTAGCTGACAACTATGTGGAAACACTAAAGCAGTTAGAAGATAGATACCATTTGAATAATGACTTATCGCTTTCACTAGTGGCAAAATTTCCAGATGTCATTAAGCTTGAAGAAAAAGAGGAAAACTTAGATGACATATGGAGTGAAATAGAACCTATTATTAATAAAGCTATAGAAAAAAACATAGAAATGAGGATAGCTGAGGGTGAAAAACTAGAAGCAGATATTACTGTTAAATGTGCTAATATGGAAGAGGCAATAAAAGTAATTGAAGAAAGAAGCGAATCTATTGTAGAAGTTTATAAGAATAAACTTCAAACTAGAATTAAAGATTTATTAGGTAACATTGAAGTTGATGAAGGAAGAATTGCTACGGAAGTTGCAATATTTGCAGATAAAGCAGCTGTTGATGAAGAAATCACAAGATTTTATAGTCATTTATCTCAAATGCTAAATACCCTAAAATTAGATGAACCTGTAGGAAGAAAAATGGATTTCATAGTTCAAGAAATGAACAGGGAAGCTAATACTATAGCTTCAAAGTCTACTGATATTGATATAACTAATATAGTTATTAATATAAAAAATACCATAGAAAAAATAAGAGAGCAAATTCAAAACATTGAATAA
- the remA gene encoding extracellular matrix/biofilm regulator RemA translates to MGIKLINIGFGNIVSANRLVAIVSPESAPIKRIIQEARDRGMLIDATYGRRTRAVIITDSDHVILSAVQPETVAHRLSTKDDIIEEVEE, encoded by the coding sequence ATGGGTATTAAGTTAATTAACATTGGTTTTGGAAACATTGTTTCAGCTAATAGATTAGTTGCAATAGTAAGTCCAGAATCAGCACCGATTAAAAGAATAATACAAGAAGCAAGAGATAGAGGTATGCTAATTGATGCCACATACGGCAGAAGAACTAGAGCTGTTATAATTACAGATAGTGATCATGTTATTTTATCAGCAGTTCAACCAGAAACTGTAGCTCATAGATTATCTACAAAAGATGATATAATAGAAGAGGTTGAAGAATAA
- the gmk gene encoding guanylate kinase gives MDINTKGVLIVISGPSGAGKGTICKALLEKDKNLHISVSATTRSPRAGEVDGVNYHFMTKEEFKDRIEKDDFLEFAEVYGNFYGTPKSGVQELLDKGYNVILEIDIQGALKVKEKVDDGVFIFILPPSMEELKARIINRGSETEASLMTRFKSAYQEINYVSKYNYAVVNDTVEEAVRKIEGILLAETCRVDRIKEHILDSKEGLIHEQLYD, from the coding sequence ATGGATATTAATACAAAAGGAGTATTAATAGTCATATCAGGACCGTCTGGTGCTGGTAAGGGTACTATTTGTAAAGCACTTTTAGAGAAAGATAAAAATTTACACATTTCAGTATCAGCCACAACAAGAAGTCCTAGAGCCGGTGAAGTTGATGGTGTAAACTATCACTTTATGACAAAGGAAGAATTCAAGGATAGAATAGAAAAGGATGATTTCCTTGAATTCGCTGAAGTCTATGGCAACTTTTATGGAACCCCTAAATCAGGTGTTCAAGAATTACTTGATAAAGGGTACAATGTAATATTAGAAATTGATATACAAGGAGCTTTAAAAGTTAAGGAAAAAGTTGATGATGGTGTATTTATTTTTATTTTACCTCCATCAATGGAAGAATTGAAAGCAAGGATTATAAACAGGGGTAGCGAAACAGAAGCTTCTCTTATGACTAGATTCAAATCCGCTTATCAAGAAATTAATTATGTATCAAAATATAACTATGCAGTGGTAAACGACACTGTAGAAGAAGCAGTTAGAAAAATAGAAGGAATACTTTTAGCAGAAACTTGCAGAGTTGATAGAATAAAAGAACATATTTTAGATTCAAAGGAGGGCTTAATTCATGAACAACTCTATGATTAA
- the rpoZ gene encoding DNA-directed RNA polymerase subunit omega, translating into MNNSMINPSVIDLLEKVENRYTLVIVTSKRARQLIDGDEVYTSVDSHKPLTLAINEVNEGAVEYERIKDGYK; encoded by the coding sequence ATGAACAACTCTATGATTAATCCATCAGTAATAGATTTACTAGAAAAGGTAGAAAACAGGTATACATTGGTAATTGTAACATCCAAGAGAGCTAGACAATTAATAGACGGAGATGAAGTTTATACATCTGTAGATTCTCATAAACCATTAACATTAGCTATAAACGAAGTAAATGAAGGTGCTGTTGAGTACGAAAGAATTAAGGATGGTTACAAATAA